A genomic stretch from Marinimicrobium sp. C6131 includes:
- a CDS encoding PilZ domain-containing protein, producing MIDRRQYERTSASIRVEMTHPSFGTIVGFTQDISDGGARVLIENQPKPPVGTLVMVRFRKMVGPINDEPVQMRVMHQLRNTVGLMFDTGN from the coding sequence GTGATTGATCGTCGGCAATATGAGCGGACCTCCGCCAGCATACGCGTGGAGATGACCCACCCCAGCTTCGGCACTATTGTGGGCTTTACCCAGGATATTTCCGATGGTGGGGCGCGGGTATTGATTGAAAACCAACCCAAACCACCGGTGGGAACCCTGGTGATGGTCCGGTTTCGCAAAATGGTGGGGCCGATCAATGATGAGCCGGTGCAGATGCGGGTGATGCATCAGTTGCGCAACACCGTGGGCCTGATGTTCGACACCGGCAACTGA
- a CDS encoding leucine-rich repeat domain-containing protein: MTAATLTACSGYTVSVNDNPVYEPPTLFTDFRIPDPALHDCVQQTIEDRQVTEATQLTQLNCSSAGIRSLVGLSTFTALRAISLNDNRLEEIDTLRSLSRLETLFLKDNQIKSAEPLLSLLRLKEVDLRGNVALGCGDARQLADNVEGKVRLPDHCTEAR, from the coding sequence GTGACAGCCGCGACATTAACCGCCTGCTCCGGTTACACGGTAAGCGTCAACGACAACCCGGTGTATGAGCCACCGACGCTGTTTACCGACTTTCGCATTCCCGATCCCGCGCTTCATGATTGTGTACAGCAGACCATTGAAGACCGACAGGTCACCGAGGCGACACAGCTGACGCAACTCAACTGCAGCAGCGCCGGCATCCGGTCGCTGGTGGGGCTGTCGACCTTCACGGCCCTGCGGGCCATCAGTCTGAATGACAACCGGCTCGAGGAGATTGACACTCTGCGATCGCTGTCGAGACTGGAAACCCTGTTTTTGAAAGACAATCAGATCAAATCGGCCGAGCCACTGCTCTCGCTCTTGCGTCTCAAGGAGGTGGACCTGCGGGGAAATGTGGCGCTCGGTTGCGGAGATGCCCGGCAGTTGGCCGACAATGTGGAAGGGAAAGTCCGCCTGCCCGACCACTGTACCGAGGCGCGTTAA
- a CDS encoding OmpA family protein, translating to MKRLLALCAIFTLAACTTTDPYTGEQKTSNTAKGAGIGAVAGAIIGAASSSKSDRKKGALTGAAAGAAIGGGVGNYMDRQEAKLREELQGSGVQVRREGDRLYLIMPGNITFATGRYEIRSDFYSVLDSVAKVLAEFDQTAIKVSGHTDSTGGDQLNQTLSEQRAASVRDYLIRRDVAAGRIQAYGYGPRYPVASNSTAEGRAANRRVELELLPMQ from the coding sequence ATGAAACGTTTGCTGGCTTTGTGTGCAATCTTCACTCTCGCAGCTTGTACTACAACCGATCCCTACACCGGGGAGCAAAAAACCAGTAATACCGCCAAAGGGGCCGGCATTGGTGCCGTAGCGGGTGCCATTATCGGTGCGGCCTCTTCCAGCAAGAGCGATCGCAAGAAAGGCGCCTTGACCGGCGCGGCGGCCGGTGCGGCGATCGGCGGTGGGGTTGGTAACTATATGGACCGTCAGGAAGCCAAGCTGCGCGAAGAGCTTCAGGGTTCCGGTGTGCAGGTTCGTCGTGAAGGTGATCGTCTGTACCTGATCATGCCCGGTAACATCACCTTTGCCACGGGTCGTTACGAGATCCGCTCGGACTTCTACAGCGTGCTGGATTCGGTCGCCAAAGTACTGGCCGAGTTCGATCAGACGGCGATCAAGGTCAGTGGTCACACCGATTCCACCGGTGGTGATCAGCTCAACCAGACCTTGAGTGAGCAGCGCGCCGCCAGCGTGCGCGATTATCTGATCCGCCGTGATGTGGCGGCCGGTCGTATCCAGGCGTACGGCTATGGTCCGCGCTATCCGGTGGCCAGCAACAGCACCGCTGAAGGCCGGGCCGCCAACCGCCGGGTTGAGCTTGAATTGCTGCCCATGCAGTAA
- a CDS encoding class I SAM-dependent methyltransferase — protein MNTSSATWPLVVIARSSDSRAEAAATARELDVPLLINVDPEQLSEPPFALVYADTGLALHHTGRKAPGPVQVDFLGGAVDHRRRFGGGKGQMIAKAVGLKPHVYPRVLDLTAGLGRDAFVLASLGCRVQLWERSPVVYRLLADGLARARRGAEQSGDGELMDILGRMSLQYGDGAGYLGSLSEDDPERPDVIYLDPMFPERQKSADVKKEMRAFHTLVGADADADELLAPALAKARYRVVVKRPRKAPDLAGRAPGHRIEGKSSRFDVYALHKLPERLHDE, from the coding sequence ATGAACACCTCTTCGGCGACCTGGCCGCTGGTTGTTATTGCCCGGTCTTCCGACTCCCGAGCGGAAGCGGCGGCGACCGCCCGCGAGCTGGACGTCCCCCTGCTGATCAATGTCGATCCGGAACAGCTGTCCGAGCCACCCTTTGCCCTGGTATATGCGGACACTGGTCTGGCCTTGCATCACACGGGACGCAAGGCCCCCGGGCCGGTCCAGGTGGACTTCCTGGGCGGCGCGGTGGATCACCGGCGCCGCTTCGGGGGCGGCAAGGGACAGATGATTGCCAAGGCGGTGGGGTTGAAGCCCCACGTTTATCCGCGTGTGCTGGATCTGACCGCGGGACTGGGGCGAGATGCTTTTGTGCTGGCCTCTCTGGGCTGCAGGGTGCAACTGTGGGAGCGTTCGCCTGTGGTCTATCGGCTGTTGGCGGACGGTCTGGCGCGCGCCCGGCGGGGCGCCGAGCAGAGCGGTGACGGCGAGCTGATGGACATTCTCGGGCGCATGTCTCTGCAGTATGGCGATGGTGCAGGTTATCTGGGCTCGCTCTCCGAGGACGATCCTGAGCGTCCCGATGTCATCTATCTGGACCCGATGTTTCCCGAGCGCCAAAAATCGGCCGATGTGAAAAAAGAGATGCGGGCGTTCCATACGCTGGTGGGGGCGGATGCCGATGCCGATGAGCTACTGGCGCCGGCGCTGGCCAAGGCGCGCTACCGGGTGGTGGTCAAGCGACCCCGCAAGGCACCGGATCTGGCCGGGCGTGCGCCCGGCCACCGGATTGAGGGCAAGAGCAGCCGGTTTGATGTCTATGCGCTGCACAAGCTGCCAGAGCGTCTTCATGACGAATAG
- the nadC gene encoding carboxylating nicotinate-nucleotide diphosphorylase — protein MIELNPELQRAIEANVRAALAEDIGSGDINALLIPAERTAHARVITREAGCFCGRPWVDEVFRQLGPSTQVTWHVQDGDTVEPDQLLFELTGNARVLLTGERTALNFVQTLSGTASASAAYAQRVKDSPVTLLDTRKTLPGLRLAQKYAVRCGGCANHRVGLFDAFLIKENHIAACGGIAAAVSKAREIAPETPVEVEVESLAQLEQALTAGADIVMLDNFSPEDLTVAVSRNRGRAKLEASGNVTDATLTTLANTGVDYISIGALTKHCKALDLSMRLSVEEA, from the coding sequence ATGATTGAACTCAACCCCGAGCTGCAACGGGCCATAGAGGCCAATGTCCGTGCCGCGCTGGCCGAGGACATTGGCAGCGGCGACATCAACGCCCTTCTGATCCCCGCCGAGCGGACCGCCCATGCCCGGGTCATCACCCGCGAGGCCGGCTGTTTTTGCGGTCGTCCCTGGGTGGATGAAGTGTTCCGCCAGCTCGGCCCGAGTACGCAGGTGACTTGGCATGTTCAGGACGGGGATACCGTAGAGCCGGACCAATTGCTGTTCGAGTTGACGGGCAACGCCAGAGTATTGCTCACCGGTGAACGCACCGCACTGAACTTCGTGCAGACACTGTCTGGTACCGCCAGTGCCAGTGCCGCCTATGCCCAAAGGGTCAAGGACTCGCCGGTCACCCTGCTCGATACCCGCAAAACCCTGCCCGGCCTGCGTCTGGCGCAGAAATACGCGGTGCGCTGCGGCGGCTGTGCGAATCACCGGGTCGGATTATTCGATGCGTTTCTGATCAAGGAGAACCACATCGCCGCCTGCGGTGGTATTGCCGCGGCGGTCAGCAAAGCGCGGGAAATCGCGCCCGAGACACCCGTGGAAGTGGAGGTGGAGTCGTTGGCGCAACTGGAACAGGCCCTGACGGCCGGTGCCGACATTGTCATGCTCGACAACTTCTCGCCCGAGGACCTGACCGTCGCGGTATCCCGCAACCGCGGCCGGGCCAAACTGGAAGCGTCAGGCAATGTGACCGACGCGACGCTGACCACCCTGGCCAATACCGGCGTGGATTACATCTCCATTGGGGCCCTGACCAAACACTGCAAAGCGCTGGACCTGTCGATGCGATTGTCGGTGGAAGAGGCCTAG
- a CDS encoding retropepsin-like aspartic protease family protein, producing the protein MTQEPMPGQQAGRGMLIAAWVIGLALLTWAFGVWEDRKDNPNRSIQGQVVNGVQEVVLRRNRSGHYVVPGQINGEDATFLLDTGATDVVVSQDLAERAGLRAGARQWAMTANGRIEVRATRLKRLKLGSIELQDVSASINPAMGGDQVLLGMSALGQVEFRQQGDRLTLRYQGD; encoded by the coding sequence ATGACACAGGAGCCAATGCCCGGCCAACAGGCCGGACGCGGTATGTTGATTGCGGCCTGGGTCATCGGGCTCGCGCTGCTCACTTGGGCGTTCGGCGTCTGGGAAGACCGCAAGGACAACCCCAACCGCTCGATCCAGGGCCAGGTCGTCAATGGCGTTCAGGAGGTCGTATTGCGCCGCAACCGTTCGGGGCACTATGTGGTTCCCGGGCAGATCAACGGCGAGGACGCCACCTTTCTGCTCGATACCGGTGCCACGGACGTGGTCGTCAGCCAGGATCTGGCCGAGCGTGCGGGCCTGCGCGCCGGAGCCCGCCAGTGGGCCATGACCGCCAACGGCCGGATTGAAGTACGCGCCACCCGACTCAAACGTCTGAAACTCGGCTCCATCGAGCTGCAGGATGTCAGCGCCAGTATCAACCCCGCCATGGGAGGAGACCAGGTACTGCTGGGCATGAGCGCCCTCGGGCAGGTAGAATTCCGCCAGCAAGGCGACCGCCTCACTCTGCGTTACCAAGGTGACTGA
- a CDS encoding DUF1631 domain-containing protein, with product MNDPVQPQRENVVPLNPERRQTATVPLARLPAAMHSVRDRARQTLQGLLRDLFDKADDSLFELADQATSNQEQNLYFDSMREVRLQRRALEQAFFLKLDQGFAALLEPGENARSRSEDDVSLEELTLVQNDELEQLVATESMVNKANEQFAEVVQHLTLRMDQLVPVKVYQKNNPLGADAICTGFTEAAKALKIDVKAKLVLFKLFDKWVVSRLGKMYESLNQQLIDANILPSLRAGAPANRRRTTAERPSQAARTERAQREDESSQVLHTLRDLLSSQGGSTGGPEEALGSEDLVHLLSQAQQQDWSGLDQGAGAVNVPQLVRGLVKNTRRQSLNQVDEDVINLVSMMFEFILDDRNLASPMKALLGRLQIPLIKVAIADKSFFSKGGHPARRLLNELAMAALGWQDSGEEGRRKDTFYQKVDQVVQTILADFESDVGIFDRMLLDFRAYQEKERRRARILEQRTLDAEDGKARAERARAEVDAALKRLTQGHRLAVAANTLLYEAWSKVLFIICLKQGTDSEDWQQALASAEQLVWSATAPMDRDNRQKLLRLVPELLPQLRAGLESIAYNPFEMNQLFKQLEQLHLSRLREASQPAPAPAPDTEPEQAEPAKATDEAETSRPDTTPAAEPEPEPEAALETPDQSTVFQVVDPVEETVPEAESVPSAEVSTDAGDEPLPASDPHMALVSNLTQGSWFERQDDQGQVFRCRLAAMIKPTGKYIFVNRSGMKVAEETREGLALALKSGRMRILDDGMLFDRALEAVIGNLRSSRAR from the coding sequence ATGAACGATCCCGTGCAACCCCAGCGCGAAAATGTCGTCCCGCTCAACCCCGAGCGACGTCAGACGGCGACCGTGCCACTGGCACGCCTGCCGGCGGCCATGCACAGTGTGCGCGACCGGGCGCGGCAAACCCTTCAGGGGTTGTTGCGGGATCTGTTCGACAAAGCGGACGATTCGCTGTTCGAGCTGGCGGACCAGGCGACCAGCAATCAGGAGCAGAACCTGTATTTTGACTCCATGCGTGAGGTTCGCCTGCAGCGGCGCGCGCTGGAGCAGGCGTTCTTCCTCAAGTTGGATCAGGGGTTTGCCGCACTGCTAGAGCCTGGCGAGAACGCCCGGAGCCGGAGTGAGGATGATGTATCCCTGGAGGAGTTGACGCTGGTTCAGAATGATGAGCTGGAACAGCTCGTGGCGACCGAGAGCATGGTCAACAAGGCGAACGAGCAATTCGCCGAGGTGGTGCAGCACCTGACCTTGCGAATGGATCAACTGGTACCGGTGAAGGTGTACCAGAAAAACAACCCCCTGGGTGCGGACGCCATCTGCACCGGATTCACCGAAGCGGCCAAGGCGCTGAAAATTGACGTCAAGGCCAAGCTGGTGTTGTTCAAGCTGTTTGACAAATGGGTGGTGTCACGGCTCGGCAAAATGTACGAGAGCCTCAACCAGCAGTTGATTGACGCGAACATTCTGCCGTCCCTGAGAGCTGGGGCCCCTGCGAATCGGCGTCGGACCACGGCGGAGCGGCCTTCCCAGGCGGCCAGAACCGAGCGTGCCCAGCGGGAGGATGAATCCAGTCAGGTGTTGCATACCTTAAGGGATCTGTTGTCCAGTCAGGGGGGCAGTACCGGGGGGCCGGAGGAGGCTTTGGGCTCTGAGGATCTGGTGCACTTGCTGTCCCAGGCGCAGCAGCAGGACTGGTCCGGCCTGGATCAGGGCGCCGGCGCTGTCAATGTACCGCAGCTGGTTCGCGGCCTGGTCAAAAATACCCGCCGGCAATCACTGAATCAGGTGGATGAGGATGTCATCAACCTGGTCAGTATGATGTTCGAGTTCATTCTCGATGACCGCAACCTGGCCTCGCCCATGAAAGCGCTGCTGGGCCGGTTGCAGATTCCACTGATCAAAGTGGCAATTGCCGACAAAAGTTTCTTCAGCAAAGGCGGGCATCCCGCCCGTCGCCTGCTCAACGAGTTGGCCATGGCCGCGCTGGGTTGGCAGGACTCCGGGGAAGAGGGGCGTCGCAAGGACACCTTCTACCAGAAAGTGGATCAGGTTGTTCAGACAATCCTGGCGGACTTCGAGAGTGATGTCGGCATCTTCGATCGAATGCTGCTGGATTTCCGCGCCTATCAGGAAAAAGAGCGACGCCGGGCTCGAATTCTGGAGCAGCGCACACTGGATGCGGAAGATGGCAAGGCCCGTGCCGAGCGTGCCCGGGCCGAGGTCGATGCGGCCCTCAAACGCCTTACCCAGGGACACAGATTGGCGGTGGCGGCCAATACGCTGCTGTATGAAGCCTGGTCCAAGGTGCTGTTTATCATCTGCCTGAAGCAGGGAACGGACAGTGAAGACTGGCAGCAGGCTCTGGCGTCCGCTGAGCAGTTGGTCTGGAGCGCCACAGCCCCCATGGATCGAGACAACCGTCAGAAACTGCTCAGACTGGTGCCTGAATTGTTGCCGCAGTTGCGGGCCGGTCTGGAGTCCATAGCCTATAATCCGTTCGAAATGAATCAGCTGTTCAAGCAGTTGGAGCAGTTGCATCTGTCCCGTTTGCGCGAGGCGAGCCAGCCGGCACCGGCACCGGCGCCGGATACCGAGCCCGAGCAGGCCGAGCCCGCTAAGGCCACTGACGAAGCGGAAACCAGCCGTCCGGATACAACCCCAGCGGCGGAGCCGGAGCCGGAGCCGGAGGCGGCGTTGGAAACGCCCGATCAATCAACCGTATTTCAGGTCGTGGACCCGGTCGAGGAGACTGTGCCGGAAGCGGAAAGCGTACCGTCTGCCGAGGTGTCTACGGACGCTGGTGATGAGCCGCTGCCGGCCTCGGACCCACATATGGCACTGGTGTCCAACCTGACCCAGGGCAGTTGGTTCGAGCGCCAGGATGACCAGGGGCAGGTATTCCGTTGCCGCCTGGCGGCGATGATCAAGCCCACTGGCAAATACATTTTTGTCAACCGCTCCGGCATGAAAGTGGCGGAAGAGACCCGTGAGGGACTCGCACTGGCGCTCAAATCCGGTCGGATGCGAATCCTCGACGATGGCATGTTGTTCGATCGCGCGCTCGAGGCGGTGATCGGCAACCTGCGCAGCTCCCGCGCCCGGTAA
- the ampD gene encoding 1,6-anhydro-N-acetylmuramyl-L-alanine amidase AmpD, with amino-acid sequence MSVTIQDGWLTSARRCLSPNHNDRPPGEAISLLVVHNISLPPGQFGTGCVEDFFCNQLDINRDPYFEQIRDLRVSAHLFITREGELVQFVPLDRRAWHAGASEFDGRTECNDFSIGIELEGCDDLPYTEHQYRRLAEVARLLLSRYPALTPERITGHSDIAPGRKTDPGPAFDWHYFRSQLSERL; translated from the coding sequence GTGAGTGTAACCATTCAGGACGGCTGGCTGACGTCGGCCAGGCGCTGTCTGTCTCCCAACCATAATGATCGTCCGCCAGGCGAGGCCATCAGCCTGCTGGTGGTTCACAATATCAGTCTCCCGCCCGGGCAGTTTGGGACTGGCTGCGTGGAAGACTTCTTCTGTAATCAGCTCGACATCAATCGTGACCCCTATTTTGAGCAGATCCGGGATCTTCGGGTGTCGGCGCACCTGTTCATTACCCGGGAGGGCGAGCTGGTTCAGTTCGTGCCTCTGGATCGACGTGCGTGGCATGCCGGCGCCTCTGAATTTGACGGGCGCACCGAGTGCAATGACTTCAGCATCGGCATTGAACTGGAGGGGTGCGATGACCTTCCCTACACCGAGCATCAATATCGGCGTTTGGCCGAGGTCGCCCGTCTGTTATTATCCCGCTATCCGGCTCTGACCCCGGAGCGCATCACCGGCCATTCGGATATCGCCCCCGGACGAAAAACCGATCCGGGACCGGCCTTCGACTGGCACTACTTTCGCTCACAGCTCTCGGAACGCTTATGA
- the ampE gene encoding regulatory signaling modulator protein AmpE yields the protein MTFLSVFLVLVLVQWWGSGAPLQKDGWFDRYLHWLERRPSRAWPKLQLLLAVVAPALVLWLLTWAVAEGLSEGWLIFMAVPVLLYSLGRGDFSAEVQAYVEASERGDSVSAAQHLAALQGNAVEDADPEDWASMHRQTLKTIAYRGCERMFAVLFWFLILGPAGALMYRLSVLYRERSGSAQVHRWLWLMEWPVVRVMGFTWAMAGNFDSCFFRCQRDLVDTRQGTSVLLYDQMLGALGKAEPDPADSAVDLDMIRASQPLYSRSLLLWVCVLALITLLA from the coding sequence ATGACCTTCCTCAGTGTCTTTCTGGTTCTCGTCCTGGTGCAGTGGTGGGGCTCTGGCGCGCCTCTGCAAAAAGACGGGTGGTTTGACCGCTATCTGCACTGGCTGGAGCGGCGCCCCAGCCGCGCCTGGCCGAAGCTCCAACTATTGCTGGCGGTAGTGGCTCCGGCCCTGGTGTTGTGGTTGTTGACTTGGGCGGTGGCCGAAGGCCTCTCCGAAGGCTGGCTGATTTTTATGGCCGTCCCGGTGTTGCTGTACAGCCTGGGTCGGGGTGACTTTTCGGCCGAAGTGCAGGCGTATGTGGAGGCCAGTGAACGGGGGGACTCGGTGAGTGCCGCCCAGCACCTGGCGGCCCTTCAGGGTAATGCCGTGGAAGACGCCGACCCCGAGGATTGGGCGAGCATGCATCGCCAGACTCTCAAAACCATTGCCTATCGCGGTTGTGAGCGGATGTTCGCGGTACTTTTCTGGTTTCTGATCCTGGGCCCGGCGGGCGCGTTGATGTACCGTCTGAGTGTGCTCTACCGGGAGCGCTCCGGGTCAGCTCAGGTGCACCGCTGGCTCTGGTTGATGGAGTGGCCGGTGGTGCGGGTGATGGGGTTCACCTGGGCCATGGCGGGCAATTTCGATAGCTGTTTTTTCCGTTGCCAGCGAGACCTTGTCGATACCCGTCAGGGAACGTCGGTGCTGTTGTACGATCAGATGCTGGGTGCTTTGGGCAAAGCCGAGCCGGATCCCGCCGACTCGGCGGTGGACCTGGATATGATCCGCGCCAGCCAGCCACTGTATTCCCGTTCCCTGTTGTTGTGGGTCTGCGTGCTGGCGTTGATTACGCTGTTGGCCTGA
- a CDS encoding YajQ family cyclic di-GMP-binding protein, giving the protein MPSFDVVSEVDKHVLTNTVDQANRVVGNRYDFKGVDAHFERKDFVVTLTAEADFQLQQMLDILQGTMVKNNIDIACLEIKDPTTVGKQARQEVIVRTGLETELSKRMVKLIKDSKLKVQAQIQGDQLRVTGKKRDDLQQVMALLRGAEGVDMPLQFTNFRD; this is encoded by the coding sequence ATGCCGTCTTTTGATGTGGTGTCCGAGGTCGATAAGCACGTCTTGACCAATACCGTGGACCAGGCCAATCGTGTCGTGGGGAACCGCTATGACTTCAAGGGCGTGGATGCCCACTTCGAGCGCAAGGATTTCGTGGTGACGCTGACGGCCGAAGCGGATTTTCAGCTTCAACAGATGCTGGACATTCTGCAGGGTACGATGGTGAAGAACAATATTGATATTGCCTGCCTTGAGATCAAGGACCCGACCACCGTCGGCAAGCAGGCGCGTCAGGAAGTGATCGTTCGTACCGGGCTGGAAACCGAGCTGAGCAAGAGGATGGTCAAGCTGATCAAAGACAGCAAGCTCAAAGTGCAGGCCCAGATTCAGGGCGATCAACTACGGGTTACCGGCAAGAAGCGCGATGACCTGCAACAGGTAATGGCCTTGCTGCGCGGTGCCGAGGGCGTTGATATGCCGCTGCAATTCACCAACTTTCGAGATTGA
- a CDS encoding AmpG family muropeptide MFS transporter: MTDTTESPSRSWRDSLLIYLHPRVASMAFLGFSAGLPYMLVFSTLTAWLTEAGVTKASIGFFSWIGITYSVKVFWAPVVDRFQLPLLGRWLGRRRSWMLFAQLLIAGGLVGMSITDPVRELEWIAIFALVVAFGSATQDVAIDAWRIEAVSLERQAAMSATYVFSYRLALLMASAGALHMVSFATWPGVYVIMALLMGVGMVTVLLSSEPAVARHSDAAFLEQRAQDYLARSAHVARPVRNAIAWFIGAVVCPFVDFLQRYGAQAVLLLLIVGAFRITDISMASMAMPFYLETGYTRAEVANISGLYGAAMTVLGGIVGGVLVPRFGLVRVLLAGAVLAAATNLLYSVNALVGAELWMLVVTISGENFCGGLAMASLIAWMSSLVSNDYTATQYALFSSLMTLPGKVIGGFSGVVVEQVGFFWFFVYAAGLGVPAIVLVLWLLRQTRTGSL; this comes from the coding sequence ATGACCGATACCACTGAATCCCCGTCCCGCTCCTGGCGGGACTCGCTACTGATTTATCTGCACCCACGGGTCGCGTCCATGGCCTTTCTGGGCTTCTCGGCGGGTCTGCCTTACATGCTGGTTTTTTCCACGCTGACGGCCTGGCTGACCGAAGCGGGGGTGACGAAAGCAAGCATCGGGTTTTTCAGTTGGATCGGCATCACCTATTCGGTCAAGGTATTCTGGGCACCGGTCGTGGACCGGTTTCAACTTCCTCTGCTGGGTCGCTGGCTGGGCCGACGACGCAGTTGGATGCTCTTTGCCCAACTGCTGATCGCCGGCGGGTTGGTCGGCATGTCGATCACCGACCCGGTTCGGGAATTGGAGTGGATTGCGATTTTTGCGTTGGTGGTCGCGTTTGGTTCGGCCACCCAGGACGTGGCGATTGACGCCTGGCGGATTGAGGCGGTGTCCCTGGAGCGCCAGGCGGCCATGTCCGCCACCTACGTATTCAGCTATCGGCTGGCGTTATTGATGGCCAGTGCCGGCGCCCTCCATATGGTGTCTTTCGCCACTTGGCCGGGGGTCTACGTGATCATGGCGCTGCTCATGGGGGTGGGGATGGTGACCGTTCTGCTGTCCAGCGAGCCGGCGGTCGCCCGTCACTCGGATGCCGCCTTTCTGGAGCAGCGGGCGCAGGACTATCTGGCGCGCAGTGCCCATGTGGCGCGCCCCGTGCGCAACGCCATTGCCTGGTTTATCGGCGCGGTGGTGTGTCCTTTTGTGGACTTTCTCCAGCGCTATGGGGCCCAGGCGGTGCTGTTGCTACTGATCGTCGGCGCTTTCCGCATCACCGATATCAGCATGGCCTCAATGGCCATGCCCTTCTATCTGGAAACCGGCTATACCCGGGCCGAGGTGGCCAATATCAGTGGACTCTACGGTGCCGCCATGACCGTTTTGGGGGGCATTGTTGGCGGGGTTCTGGTGCCTCGCTTTGGCTTGGTGCGCGTTCTGCTGGCCGGGGCGGTTCTGGCGGCGGCGACCAATCTGCTGTATTCGGTCAACGCGCTGGTGGGGGCGGAGCTCTGGATGCTGGTGGTGACCATCAGTGGTGAAAATTTCTGCGGAGGATTGGCCATGGCGTCGCTGATCGCCTGGATGTCCAGCCTGGTCAGCAACGACTACACCGCGACCCAATATGCCCTGTTCAGTTCACTGATGACCCTGCCGGGCAAAGTCATCGGCGGCTTCAGCGGGGTAGTGGTAGAGCAGGTCGGTTTTTTCTGGTTCTTCGTCTATGCGGCGGGCCTTGGGGTTCCCGCCATCGTGTTGGTGCTCTGGCTGTTGCGCCAAACGCGAACCGGTTCGCTGTAG
- a CDS encoding DUF481 domain-containing protein — MPVYLTTQQWRLVLVALLALSAPVSAGMLELNNGDRIAGDFVSASEDSVVWQSESLGRLTIDKSKIYDLQTSKPLKINGVGEPCMVEGMEAEHLVYLCGDDAEPRRVPLVSLAMIIPYQQFLSGDSSTLKGRVNVSGTYARGNEIKDDWKISSGVEYRQVDWRHSGNFEYASYSRGKSEPDVRWGGRYVLDWFFRERWFLNSDVRYGHDETRSIDRYYNFGAGTGYQFWENSRTALAMTGGLVSVTEQYEVPENPAPDFVRKEDRIAWRLGTDFRYKLPLGVSFFHRNEYVRSFEQDRDWQLNSTTGFSSMLVSTVYSEVKLDYEVDNDPQPGTEREDIRLVVGLTYEW; from the coding sequence ATGCCGGTATACCTGACGACTCAACAGTGGCGATTGGTTCTGGTGGCGCTTCTGGCGCTGTCAGCCCCCGTATCCGCAGGAATGCTGGAGCTGAACAATGGCGATCGCATCGCCGGTGACTTTGTGTCGGCCAGCGAGGACAGCGTGGTCTGGCAGTCCGAGTCGCTGGGGCGGCTCACCATCGACAAGAGCAAAATCTACGACCTGCAGACCTCCAAACCGCTGAAAATCAATGGCGTGGGGGAACCCTGCATGGTGGAGGGCATGGAGGCCGAGCACCTGGTGTACCTGTGCGGCGATGACGCCGAGCCCCGCCGGGTGCCTCTGGTTTCCCTGGCCATGATCATTCCCTATCAGCAATTTCTCTCGGGAGACAGCAGTACGCTCAAAGGGCGGGTGAATGTCTCGGGCACCTACGCGCGCGGCAACGAAATCAAGGATGACTGGAAGATAAGCAGCGGCGTTGAGTACCGGCAGGTGGACTGGCGGCATAGCGGCAACTTTGAGTATGCCAGTTATTCGCGCGGCAAATCCGAACCCGACGTCCGTTGGGGAGGGCGTTACGTGCTGGACTGGTTCTTCCGGGAGCGCTGGTTCCTCAACAGTGACGTGCGGTACGGGCACGACGAGACCCGATCGATTGACCGCTACTACAACTTCGGTGCCGGTACCGGTTACCAGTTCTGGGAGAATTCCCGGACCGCGCTGGCGATGACGGGGGGCCTGGTGTCGGTCACAGAGCAATACGAGGTGCCCGAGAACCCCGCCCCGGATTTTGTCCGCAAAGAAGACCGGATTGCCTGGCGTCTGGGCACGGACTTCCGCTACAAGCTGCCCCTGGGGGTCTCATTTTTCCACCGCAACGAATACGTGCGCTCTTTCGAGCAGGACCGGGACTGGCAGCTCAACTCCACCACCGGTTTCAGCTCCATGCTGGTCTCTACGGTGTATTCAGAGGTCAAGCTCGATTATGAGGTGGACAATGACCCCCAGCCCGGCACCGAGCGGGAGGATATCCGTCTCGTGGTGGGGCTGACTTACGAGTGGTAG